Proteins encoded within one genomic window of Rhododendron vialii isolate Sample 1 chromosome 1a, ASM3025357v1:
- the LOC131316923 gene encoding uncharacterized protein LOC131316923, whose product MDSSMSSRASQSTKLQDKLKFKEIKNVERIPSASLAKHPKQKEELVKFMSNVPNYLEKGENLKEKALNVGVLDFRRLEKWQSHHKAISQQSSRYSPSTSNSSFFSTDDSSTHSSRAHSSSPARKRTHGPSLRSHLNSSPKEAYSQGAKTAIKENVGKFEDLKASSSNPLKGQQNIFRMYQSFSRNQPGIKLKESQWEDTEPKIIPKVAKASLDSKSYGAVSRMKGKEKIQDGESTRGVEERQDRLRDDHRSSHQRCKTMVFPRDGAECSHSAGKSRKSISEGSFPKEVYNEYSYSDFPHSCSLPCENENTNDLRRKQPNSVDAKTMKLSYVPLQPAPCSVKMSVSPPRGKKMGEKLTRMPRNSNIKSSEVSDLKTGILEAPKSRNPSPTRRLINSLGLIGRVSTSKDSSENVIATCGSDKTICSSYLEDSGNSKSTGKSRSQSSPLRRLLDPLLKPKASNSHQFLEPSEKDPSLVDRACKSSTVHPVKAKLDFSGCKSVVVDDSHGKKKQGSSTVQALLRIVIKNGLPMFTFAVESSSDILAASMRKDEKCWIYTFFTVHELKKKNGWRNRGSKDKSHGYVPNAVAQMTVSDSEVPNLARQNSADELRIREFVLFSVDLKLEDQHTSDLQTNDELAAIVVKVPKGNSYVESGSFVRSQELLSTTVILPSGVHGLPSKGEPSPLIKRWKLGGICDCGGWDLGCRLRVLANQTKLGKRPSSAKIHNAADRFELFSQGEEGDDTPGFSMSSFKDGIFSVEFNSSLSFLQAFSICIAVLSCGKPYELSDLSKPFGEKSFENEGIKAASQVKLEVLESYSSNPPVSPIGRV is encoded by the exons ATGGATAGCTCGATGTCATCCCGAGCTAGCCAAAGTACAAAATTGCAAGACAAGCTGAAATTCAAAGAAATAAAGAACGTAGAGCGTATCCCATCAGCATCGTTGGCGAAACACCCAAAGCAGAAGGAGGAGCTTGTTAAATTCATGTCAAATGTGCCAAACTATTTGGAGAAAGGAGAAAACCTCAAGGAGAAAGCTTTAAACGTTGGAGTCCTTGACTTTCGCCGTTTAGAAAAGTGGCAGTCTCATCATAAGGCAATATCTCAGCAAAGTAGCAGGTATTCGCCCTCCACCAGCAATTCCTCATTTTTCTCGACAGATGACTCATCAACCCATTCTAGCAGAGCCCACAGCAGCTCTCCTGCTCGGAAAAGGACGCATGGGCCATCGCTACGATCCCATTTGAATTCATCACCAAAAGAAGCTTATTCTCAGGGTGCCAAAACTGCCATTAAAGAAAATGTTGGAAAGTTTGAAGATCTCAAAGCATCATCGAGCAATCCCTTGAAGGGACAACAGAATATCTTTAGAATGTACCAGTCTTTTAGCAGAAACCAACCAGGAATCAAGCTGAAAGAGTCCCAGTGGGAAGACACGGAACCAAAAATCATTCCTAAAGTTGCGAAAGCGTCCCTGGATTCAAAAAGTTATGGGGCAGTATCACGAATGAAGGGCAAGGAAAAGATTCAAGATGGTGAATCTACTAGGGGAGTAGAGGAGCGCCAGGACCGCCTACGTGATGACCATCGCAGTTCCCATCAAAGATGCAAAACAATGGTCTTTCCAAGGGATGGTGCTGAATGTAGTCATTCAGCAGGAAAAAGCCGAAAGAGCATTTCAGAGGGATCTTTTCCTAAGGAGGTATACAATGAATATAGCTATTCTGACTTCCCCCACTCGTGCTCACTGCCTTGTGAAAATGAAAATACCAATGACTTGCGGAGAAAACAACCGAACTCCGTAGATGCAAAGACTATGAAGTTGTCGTATGTACCATTGCAACCTGCTCCATGTTCTGTGAAAATGTCAGTCAGCCCACCCAGAGGAAAGAAAATGGGAGAGAAGTTAACCCGAATGCCTCGAAATTCAAACATCAAATCTTCCGAGGTGTCAGATCTTAAAACGGGCATACTGGAGGCTCCTAAGTCGAGAAATCCTTCTCCTACTCGCCGGTTAATCAATAGCCTGGGTCTGATTGGCCGAGTCTCCACCTCCAAAGATAGTTCAGAAAATGTTATTGCTACATGTGGATCAGATAAAACTATTTGTTCTTCTTACTTGGAAGATTCGGGTAATAGTAAATCCACTGGCAAAAGTAGATCCCAGTCCAGCCCTTTAAGAAGGTTGTTGGATCCATTGCTGAAGCCAAAGGCATCGAACTCTCACCAATTTTTGGAGCCATCGGAGAAAGATCCATCATTGGTGGATAGGGCCTGCAAATCATCTACTGTACATCCAGTGAAAGCAAAATTAGATTTTTCTGGTTGCAAGAGTGTTGTGGTAGATGATTCACATGGCAAAAAGAAACAAGGATCGTCAACAGTGCAAGCACTTTTGCGAATCGTCATCAAGAATGGCCTTCCGATGTTTACTTTTGCAGTTGAGAGCAGCAGTGACATTCTAGCAGCTTCAATGAGAAAGGATGAGAAATGCTGGATTTATACGTTTTTCACTGTTCATgaactcaagaaaaaaaatgggtgGAGAAATCGAGGCAGCAAAGATAAAAGTCATGGTTATGTTCCAAATGCTGTTGCCCAAATGACAGTTTCTGATTCTGAGGTCCCCAACTTGGCAAGACAGAATTCTGCAGACGAGCTTCGCATTAGggagtttgttttgttttctgtggACCTAAAACTTGAAGATCAACACACATCTGACCTCCAGACAAATGATGAGCTTGCAGCCATTGTCGTGAAGGTCCCAAAAGGGAACTCTTATGTGGAAAGTGGGTCTTTTGTTCGAAGTCAAGAGCTTCTTAGCACAACAGTTATATTACCTAGTGGTGTCCATGGGCTACCGAGCAAAGGAGAGCCTTCACCATTGATTAAAAGATGGAAATTGGGAGGGATATGTGATTGTGGAGGCTGGGATTTGGGTTGCAGATTAAGGGTGCTTGCTAACCAGACTAAACTTGGTAAGAGACCAAGTTCAGCCAAAATTCATAATGCTGCCGATAGATTTGAGCTCTTCTCTCAG GGAGAAGAAGGAGACGATACGCCTGGCTTTAGCATGTCCTCGTTCAAGGATGGTATCTTTTCGGTTGAATTCAATTCGTCGCTCTCATTTCTACAAGCATTCTCCATTTGTATAGCAGTTTTGAGTTGTGGGAAACCATATGAGCTTTCAGATTTGAGCAAGCCGTTTGGAGAGAAATCTTTTGAGAATGAAGGAATAAAGGCCGCCAGCCAGGTCAAACTGGAGGTTCTTGAGAGTTATAGCTCAAATCCACCAGTTTCGCCTATCGGAAGGGTCTAG